A single region of the Aeromonas hydrophila subsp. hydrophila ATCC 7966 genome encodes:
- a CDS encoding molybdopterin-binding oxidoreductase translates to MRVLGLIPLLFSLTMPVMALEAPQGPVILKVTGNVLPAEATEGVVSFDLAMLKALPQHEIVTSNPWVDKPHKYVGPKLADVLAAVGADGKAITLTALNSFQIRINWDKVRQYDPILAWQDDGVTMRVRNKGPLWFILPLDQYPELKRSEFTDMMIWQLNAIDIQH, encoded by the coding sequence ATGCGTGTACTGGGTTTGATTCCATTACTGTTTTCTCTGACCATGCCGGTGATGGCACTTGAGGCGCCACAGGGGCCCGTCATTTTGAAGGTGACCGGCAATGTGCTGCCGGCCGAAGCGACGGAGGGGGTGGTCTCCTTCGATCTCGCCATGCTCAAGGCCCTGCCGCAGCATGAGATAGTGACCAGCAATCCCTGGGTCGACAAACCGCACAAGTATGTGGGGCCCAAGTTGGCGGATGTCTTGGCTGCCGTCGGTGCGGATGGCAAGGCGATCACCTTGACGGCCTTGAACAGTTTTCAGATCAGGATCAACTGGGATAAGGTCAGGCAATACGACCCGATTCTGGCCTGGCAAGATGACGGGGTCACCATGCGGGTACGGAATAAGGGACCGCTTTGGTTTATCCTACCGCTGGATCAGTATCCCGAGCTGAAACGCTCGGAGTTTACCGACATGATGATTTGGCAACTGAATGCCATTGATATTCAGCATTGA
- a CDS encoding putative bifunctional diguanylate cyclase/phosphodiesterase, whose product MKAKTKAWPLLIVLYLSILLFTGSTLYCLAQIQNATRVMERYTYDVSWALMQLQLELGRFLNSVEIYHYGGIDHDTLMLRYDILWSRTPILLSGQLRQSMKDKQKTLRLVQLIESNIREMEPNITNLKAGTPDYQQILMRLVPLQEPLSYSLASVMQKNINVYSGNDKRFGQLRNALLFMVSGLVLSVMLLSGLLIREARRHFRAARVDPLTGLSNRLALLEKMESYATKETPFGLVLVDINDFRDINSKFGYNTGDFLLQELAKRMRSLCENGEWVARLGGDQFAMIQRESSDLRQVRELVARLLHALKQDIIIDNYPFRLEVGIGIAFFPMDSKHTQELLSRAEQALFHSRKTHVPYVIYDNSLLNETARRKHLASDMIMALEHNALELYYQPIVNLESGRCEAVEALLRWRHPELGFIPPNEVIQVAEEFQLAEKLGSWVLNTACEQLYQWQQLGLVDLQMCVNISPGMYQRNLLKLVAKALMDHHIPAASLVLEVTEDTTMREVKNSLQLMQDLNQQGVQLALDDFGTGYSSLSYLQKLPVSKVKIDRSFIQGIDTSIEASELVANICRMGSMLGKSLVCEGIETQAQLDVLRTLTDIHLYGQGYLFSRPEQAEKVYQTLLEMEEEWLERRQPDKAYLI is encoded by the coding sequence GTGAAAGCAAAGACCAAGGCGTGGCCTTTACTCATCGTTCTTTACCTATCCATCCTGTTGTTCACAGGAAGCACTCTCTATTGCCTCGCGCAGATACAGAATGCGACCCGAGTGATGGAGAGGTACACCTATGACGTCTCCTGGGCCCTGATGCAGTTGCAACTGGAGTTGGGGCGCTTCCTCAACTCCGTCGAGATCTACCATTATGGCGGCATTGATCACGATACCCTGATGCTGCGTTACGACATCCTGTGGAGCCGCACCCCCATCCTACTCAGTGGCCAGTTGCGTCAGAGCATGAAGGACAAGCAGAAGACCTTGCGGCTGGTGCAGCTGATCGAAAGCAACATTCGCGAGATGGAGCCCAATATCACCAATCTGAAGGCGGGGACACCCGATTATCAGCAGATATTGATGCGCCTGGTTCCTCTGCAGGAGCCACTCTCCTATTCTCTCGCCTCCGTGATGCAGAAGAACATCAACGTCTATTCAGGCAATGACAAACGCTTTGGCCAGCTGCGCAATGCGCTGCTGTTCATGGTCTCAGGGCTGGTGCTGTCGGTGATGCTGCTGAGTGGTTTGTTGATCCGCGAGGCCCGCCGCCATTTCAGAGCAGCACGGGTCGACCCCCTGACCGGACTCTCGAACCGGCTGGCCTTGCTGGAGAAAATGGAGTCCTACGCTACCAAGGAGACGCCGTTTGGCCTGGTGCTGGTGGACATCAACGATTTTCGCGACATCAACAGCAAGTTCGGCTACAACACCGGTGATTTCCTGTTGCAGGAGCTGGCAAAGCGAATGCGCAGTTTGTGTGAAAACGGTGAGTGGGTGGCCCGGCTGGGCGGCGATCAGTTTGCCATGATCCAGCGTGAAAGCAGTGACCTGCGCCAGGTGAGGGAGCTGGTGGCCCGCCTGCTGCATGCGCTCAAGCAGGACATCATCATCGACAACTACCCATTCCGCCTGGAGGTGGGTATCGGCATCGCCTTCTTCCCGATGGACAGCAAGCATACTCAGGAGCTGCTCAGCCGCGCCGAGCAGGCCTTGTTTCACAGCCGCAAGACCCATGTGCCATACGTCATCTACGACAACTCGTTGCTCAATGAAACGGCGCGCCGCAAGCATTTGGCAAGCGACATGATCATGGCGCTCGAGCACAATGCACTCGAGCTCTATTACCAGCCCATCGTCAATCTCGAGAGTGGCCGCTGCGAGGCGGTGGAAGCCTTGCTGCGCTGGCGTCACCCTGAGTTGGGTTTCATTCCACCCAACGAGGTGATCCAGGTTGCCGAGGAGTTCCAGCTGGCCGAGAAGCTGGGCAGCTGGGTATTGAACACGGCCTGCGAGCAGCTCTATCAGTGGCAGCAACTGGGTTTGGTTGATTTGCAGATGTGCGTCAATATCTCGCCTGGCATGTATCAGCGCAATCTGTTGAAGCTGGTTGCCAAGGCATTGATGGACCACCATATTCCGGCCGCCAGCCTGGTGCTGGAGGTGACGGAAGACACCACCATGCGCGAGGTGAAAAACTCCCTGCAACTAATGCAGGATCTCAATCAGCAGGGGGTACAGCTGGCACTGGATGACTTTGGCACTGGCTACTCCTCGCTCAGTTATCTGCAGAAGCTGCCGGTCAGCAAGGTGAAGATCGATCGCTCCTTCATCCAGGGGATCGATACGTCGATCGAGGCATCCGAGCTGGTCGCCAACATCTGCCGGATGGGTTCCATGCTGGGCAAGAGTCTGGTGTGTGAAGGGATAGAAACTCAGGCTCAGCTCGACGTGTTGCGCACCCTCACTGATATTCATCTCTATGGTCAGGGCTATCTGTTCAGCCGCCCAGAACAGGCGGAGAAGGTTTATCAAACCCTGCTGGAGATGGAAGAAGAGTGGCTGGAGCGGCGTCAACCGGACAAGGCGTATTTAATTTAG
- the rluA gene encoding bifunctional tRNA pseudouridine(32) synthase/23S rRNA pseudouridine(746) synthase RluA: MFEYSPPLEPWLDILFKDKDIMVVNKPTGLLSVPGRGPENEDSVLHRVKQQHPKAAAAHRLDMSTTGVIVIPLNPNSHRELSRQFRERETEKHYLAWVWGEPEAASGQVDLPLCVDWPNRPKQKVDHEEGRHALTLWEKLKVENGNSLIKLTPITGRSHQLRVHMLELGHPILGDNLYAHPDALAAAPHLYLHAASLTISHPRSGERMTFEAPAPFPV, from the coding sequence ATGTTTGAATACTCACCGCCTCTGGAACCCTGGCTCGATATCCTGTTCAAGGACAAGGACATCATGGTGGTCAACAAGCCCACTGGCCTGCTGAGCGTCCCCGGGCGCGGCCCCGAGAATGAAGACAGCGTCCTGCATCGGGTAAAGCAGCAGCATCCCAAGGCAGCGGCGGCTCATCGCCTCGACATGTCCACCACTGGCGTCATTGTCATTCCCCTCAATCCCAATTCCCATCGGGAGCTGAGTCGGCAATTTCGCGAGCGCGAGACCGAGAAGCACTACCTCGCCTGGGTGTGGGGCGAGCCGGAGGCAGCGTCGGGTCAGGTCGACCTGCCGCTCTGCGTCGACTGGCCCAACCGGCCGAAGCAGAAGGTGGACCACGAGGAGGGCCGTCACGCTCTTACCCTGTGGGAAAAATTGAAGGTAGAGAATGGTAACAGCCTGATCAAGCTGACTCCCATCACGGGTCGCTCGCACCAGTTGCGCGTCCATATGCTGGAGCTGGGGCACCCGATTCTGGGTGACAATCTCTACGCCCATCCGGATGCGCTGGCGGCTGCCCCCCATCTCTACCTGCATGCGGCCAGTCTGACCATCAGCCACCCCCGCAGCGGCGAGCGGATGACCTTCGAGGCGCCAGCCCCTTTTCCGGTCTGA